The sequence TACCGGGTGATCCAGTTCGCGGTCAACCCGTTCAAGCCGTGATCGTGCACACGTAATTAACGCTCGCTAAGGAGGACAGGCTAACCTCACATCAAAAGTCTCACCAGCGAGGATGCCAAGCATGAAACCCGGCTTCCGGTCACTCACCCGCGAGCGTCGATGCGGGCCGGCGACGTTGGCGGTCATCGGGTTCGCGCCGTGGCGGTAGCAGCACCCTTCACGCGCGGCATCGCCTCTCGACTCGCCGACATACCGGTCCGCAGTGTCGGGACCATCGGGCGTGGGGTGCTGCTGGCCGGCGCGATCCTGAAGTTCTCGATCAAAGACACCGTCAGGCTTCGGTTGCCGGTCGCCGAACTGCTCGTCCAGGCCTGGGTCCTGCTTCGGGTGACGGCCACGCCGGCACTGTTGATGGCGATCCCGATCGGGGCGCTGGTGTCGGTGCAGGTCGGCGGGCTGGTCAATCAGCTCGGCGCGACGTCGATGGTCGGCGCGGCCAGCGGGTTCGGCGTAATCCGGCAGGGCGCACCGATGGCGGCCGGGTTCCTGATGGGCGGGGTGGCCGCCGCAGCCATTGCCTCGGACCTGGGGGCCCGGCAGATCCGCGAGGAACTCGACGCGCTGCGGGCCATGGGTGTGGATCCGGTGCGCCGCCTGGTCGTGCCGCGGTTCCTGGCGTTGGTGCTGATCTCGCCGCTGCTCTGCTTCGTGATCATCGCCTCCGCGGTGTCGGCGTCCTATCTGATCGCCGTCGGCGTGAACGGCGTCACCGTGGGCAGCTTCTGGATGTCGTTCGGCTCGTTCGCCCGGGTGATCGATGTCTGGTTCGCGTTGGGCAAGACGCTGGTGTTCAGCGCCATCGTCGGGATCGTGTCGGCGCTGCGCGGCATCGAGGCCAGGCGTGGACCGCGCGGCGTCGCCGACGCGGTGAGCTCCGCGGTGGTGCTCAACGTGGTGTGCATCGTCATCGCCAACGTCACGATCACCCAGCTGACGTCGATGTTCTTCCCCGCGGAGGTCTCGTAGTGGCCTCCGCGGTCGTGCTCCCGGCGCGGGACGGCACACACGGGGCGCTACGCAACGCCGGCCGATGGGTGGTGTTCATCGCGCAGACGCTGTGGTATCTGCCGCTGACGGTGCTGCGGTACCGCCGTCAGACGTGGCAGGCCATGAACGGATTGGCGTGGGGGCGCGGCTCGATCATCGTCGACGGCGGCGTGCTGAGCGTGCTGCTCATCATGGGCGCGGCGATGGGCGCCTCGGTCGCGATCGAGGCGTTCTCCATCCTGAACCTGATGGGTTTCGGCGCGCTGTCGGGCATCGTCGGCGGCGTCGCCAACGTCCGTGAGATGGCGCCGCTGGTAACGGGTATCGCGTTCGCGA comes from Mycolicibacterium pulveris and encodes:
- a CDS encoding ABC transporter permease, whose amino-acid sequence is MRAGDVGGHRVRAVAVAAPFTRGIASRLADIPVRSVGTIGRGVLLAGAILKFSIKDTVRLRLPVAELLVQAWVLLRVTATPALLMAIPIGALVSVQVGGLVNQLGATSMVGAASGFGVIRQGAPMAAGFLMGGVAAAAIASDLGARQIREELDALRAMGVDPVRRLVVPRFLALVLISPLLCFVIIASAVSASYLIAVGVNGVTVGSFWMSFGSFARVIDVWFALGKTLVFSAIVGIVSALRGIEARRGPRGVADAVSSAVVLNVVCIVIANVTITQLTSMFFPAEVS